The following proteins come from a genomic window of Halomarina ordinaria:
- a CDS encoding 30S ribosomal protein S8e: MKFQGRSTTKRTGGRRRPIRKKRKHQLGSSPTETRVDDTKLKVVETRGANEKVRAMSTNVASVATADGVVSADIEGVTRNDANPNYVRRNIVTKGAVIDTSAGTARVTSRPGQDGQVNAVLVDEE; the protein is encoded by the coding sequence ATGAAGTTCCAGGGACGCTCCACGACGAAGCGCACCGGCGGTCGACGTCGCCCCATCCGCAAGAAGCGAAAGCACCAGCTCGGCTCCTCCCCGACGGAGACCCGCGTCGACGACACGAAGCTGAAAGTCGTCGAGACCCGCGGCGCCAACGAGAAGGTCCGCGCCATGTCGACGAACGTCGCGAGCGTCGCCACCGCAGACGGCGTCGTCTCGGCCGACATCGAGGGCGTGACGCGCAACGACGCGAACCCCAACTACGTCCGCCGGAACATCGTCACGAAGGGCGCCGTCATCGACACGTCCGCGGGCACCGCCCGCGTCACGTCCCGCCCGGGCCAGGACGGTCAGGTCAACGCCGTCCTCGTCGACGAGGAGTAA
- a CDS encoding phosphate uptake regulator PhoU produces the protein METRKVQVTGGSTYTVSLPKSWATDNGISAGSVVEFYPEEDSLLLTPKGDEERTEGSLDITNLEGEELMRAVVTMYVSGFDIITLETGRVTAAQRRSIREAAQRLVGLEVIGETGDNVVLQDLLDSSELSITNAITRMRLVSLSMLADALTALIEDDDDLAQDVVERDDDVDRLWALVSRVFRSVLRDPGTATDVGLSREVCFDYHSSARQLERIADHATKIAIHALELGAVPEEAAERLTTLQADATDITERAMDALLEEDTSRANRLANDARERVDEVDQTAREVDQAIRELDPQQAQLLGLVVDSLTRSADYGGNIAEAALQKAAPKP, from the coding sequence ATGGAGACCCGCAAGGTCCAGGTGACGGGGGGGTCGACCTACACCGTCTCGCTTCCGAAGTCGTGGGCGACTGACAACGGCATCAGTGCCGGGAGCGTCGTGGAGTTCTACCCCGAGGAGGACTCGCTCTTGCTCACCCCGAAGGGGGACGAGGAACGGACGGAGGGGAGCCTCGACATCACGAACCTCGAAGGCGAGGAACTGATGCGTGCGGTGGTGACGATGTACGTCAGCGGGTTCGACATCATCACCCTCGAGACGGGGCGCGTGACGGCCGCCCAGCGTCGGTCCATCCGCGAGGCGGCCCAGCGCCTCGTCGGCCTCGAGGTCATCGGTGAGACGGGCGACAACGTCGTCCTCCAGGACCTCCTCGACTCCTCCGAGCTCTCCATCACCAACGCCATCACGCGGATGCGTCTGGTCTCGCTCAGCATGCTCGCCGACGCGCTGACCGCGCTCATCGAGGACGACGACGACCTCGCACAGGACGTCGTCGAGCGCGACGACGACGTCGACCGCCTCTGGGCGCTCGTCTCGCGGGTGTTCCGGTCGGTGCTGCGCGACCCCGGCACCGCGACGGACGTCGGTCTCAGCCGCGAGGTCTGCTTCGACTACCACTCCAGCGCCCGGCAACTGGAGCGCATCGCCGACCACGCGACGAAGATAGCGATCCACGCCCTGGAACTGGGCGCGGTCCCCGAGGAGGCCGCCGAGCGACTCACCACGCTACAGGCCGACGCCACCGACATCACCGAGCGGGCGATGGACGCGCTGCTGGAGGAGGACACCAGCCGGGCGAACCGTCTCGCCAACGACGCCCGCGAGCGCGTCGACGAGGTCGACCAGACCGCCCGCGAGGTGGACCAGGCCATCCGCGAACTCGACCCCCAGCAGGCGCAGCTGCTCGGCCTCGTCGTCGACTCGCTCACCCGCAGCGCCGACTACGGCGGCAACATCGCCGAGGCGGCGCTCCAGAAGGCGGCTCCGAAACCGTAG
- a CDS encoding DUF2240 family protein, whose product MTLRKAVAAPFRAKGRERIAESEFVVALSLDRDWFSPDQAKRLLDVAASEGLLSRDGSDLVCGFDPDEESVPDGFRPDESILQRRSTFQRLLDALVDAGEAKQDAVAGINALQSDLGVTVEAAAVLYAHERGIDVSEHAARAREGL is encoded by the coding sequence ATGACTCTCCGGAAGGCCGTCGCCGCTCCGTTTCGCGCGAAGGGACGCGAGCGCATCGCCGAGAGCGAGTTCGTCGTCGCGCTCTCGCTCGACCGCGACTGGTTCTCCCCCGACCAGGCCAAGCGCCTCCTCGACGTGGCGGCGAGCGAGGGGCTGCTCTCGCGCGACGGCTCGGACCTCGTCTGCGGGTTCGACCCCGACGAGGAGTCCGTCCCCGACGGCTTCCGCCCGGACGAGTCGATACTCCAGCGACGGAGCACCTTCCAGCGCCTCCTCGACGCGCTCGTCGACGCCGGCGAGGCGAAACAGGACGCCGTCGCCGGCATCAACGCCCTCCAGTCCGACCTCGGCGTCACGGTCGAGGCGGCCGCGGTGCTGTACGCCCACGAACGCGGCATCGACGTGAGCGAGCACGCCGCCCGCGCCCGCGAGGGCCTGTGA
- a CDS encoding FkbM family methyltransferase, with translation MHTQKAGVLLERGLYRHFGGYAIELASGWNPNETSDSAARYVARDIHDWRMWLDSEDDGISRTLRCYGLHEQLSSDAFAAALADVRERVDGTVPVVDVGANIGYYALLEAAVLGEQARVFAIEPAPDNLELLTRNVRSNGLETTVEVEQCAIGGTNEPVELRLSNYSNRHTVRELPGDVWRSGCQHDRERVEVPQRTVDRFVADRGLSPADVAAVRMDLEGYETAVVEGMEGVLDADGPLVVFVELHPVLSDAELDDVLSAFDRGGLSVVSAVVDESVAGTNHTMKWRGVDLHAESFEEVAAAIRETDRPVELVASR, from the coding sequence ATGCACACGCAGAAAGCGGGCGTATTGCTCGAACGGGGGCTGTACCGTCACTTCGGCGGCTACGCTATCGAACTCGCGTCCGGCTGGAACCCGAACGAGACGTCCGACTCCGCCGCGCGCTACGTCGCACGGGACATCCACGACTGGCGGATGTGGCTCGACAGCGAGGACGACGGTATCTCGCGGACGCTGCGCTGTTACGGCCTCCACGAACAGCTCTCGTCGGACGCGTTCGCCGCGGCACTCGCCGACGTGCGAGAACGGGTCGACGGGACCGTCCCCGTCGTCGACGTCGGCGCGAACATCGGCTACTACGCGCTCCTCGAGGCGGCGGTGCTGGGCGAACAGGCGCGGGTCTTCGCCATCGAACCGGCGCCCGACAACCTCGAACTGCTCACCCGGAACGTCAGGTCCAACGGCCTCGAGACGACCGTCGAGGTCGAACAGTGCGCCATCGGCGGGACGAACGAACCCGTTGAGTTGCGGCTGAGTAACTACTCCAACCGGCACACGGTGCGCGAACTGCCGGGCGACGTCTGGCGGAGCGGCTGTCAACACGACCGAGAGCGCGTCGAGGTCCCCCAGCGGACGGTCGACCGGTTCGTCGCCGACCGGGGGCTGTCCCCCGCGGACGTCGCCGCCGTCAGGATGGACCTGGAGGGCTACGAGACGGCCGTCGTCGAGGGGATGGAGGGGGTCCTCGACGCCGACGGGCCGCTCGTGGTCTTCGTCGAACTCCACCCCGTCCTCTCGGACGCGGAACTCGACGACGTCCTGTCGGCGTTCGACCGTGGCGGACTGTCCGTCGTCTCGGCCGTGGTCGACGAGTCGGTCGCCGGGACGAACCACACGATGAAGTGGCGTGGGGTCGACCTGCACGCGGAGTCGTTCGAGGAGGTCGCGGCGGCCATCCGCGAGACCGACCGCCCCGTCGAACTCGTCGCCAGCCGCTGA
- a CDS encoding CDC48 family AAA ATPase — protein MNEVQLEVAKAYPNDSGRGIARLDPDTLLHLKLSPGDIIEIEGADRTAAKVWRADRQDWNTDTVRIDGFTRQNADVGIGERVTIRKAEHRKANKLVLAPPEEASVQFGSDAAGMVKRQILKRPVVERDIVPVMSSTNHPFMRSPGQAIPLIAVETDPDGVALITEDTEVELREEPISGFEKTGGGITYEDIGGLQGEIQRVREMVELPMKHPQIFKKLGIEPPQGVLLHGPPGTGKTLLAKAVANETSASFFSIAGPEIISKYYGESEQQLREIFEDASEESPSIIFIDELDSIAPKREDVTGEVERRVVAQLLTMMDGLESRGQVIVIAATNRVDSVDPALRRPGRFDREIEIGVPDETGRKEILQIHTRGMPLSDDVSLDHLADETHGFVGADIESLTKEAAMKALRRYLPEIDLDEEDIPPSLIDKMIIKRDDFRGALAEVDPSAMREVLVELPKVTWDDVGGLEDPKQQVQESVEWPMNNPERFERMGISPPSGVLLYGPPGTGKTLMAKAVANETNANFISVRGPQLLSKWVGESEKAIRQTFRKARQVAPTVVFFDELDSLAPGRGRDVGSNVSERVVNQLLTELDGLEEMENVMVIGATNRPDMIDPALIRSGRFDRLVFIGEPEVEGREQILRIHSGDTPLAPDVSLRELAEVTGGYVGSDLESICREAAIEALREDHEADEVEMRHFRTAMESVRPTITDDIRSYYEDIADQFRGGQRTPERQSGRIGFQ, from the coding sequence ATGAACGAAGTGCAACTGGAGGTGGCGAAGGCCTACCCCAACGACTCGGGGCGCGGCATCGCACGCCTCGACCCGGACACGCTGCTTCACCTGAAGCTGAGCCCCGGTGACATCATCGAGATAGAGGGTGCGGACCGGACGGCCGCCAAGGTCTGGCGCGCCGACCGGCAGGACTGGAACACGGACACCGTCCGCATCGACGGGTTCACCCGGCAGAACGCCGACGTGGGCATCGGCGAGCGCGTGACCATCCGTAAAGCAGAGCACCGTAAAGCGAACAAGCTCGTCCTCGCACCGCCCGAGGAGGCGAGCGTCCAGTTCGGCTCCGACGCCGCCGGCATGGTCAAGCGCCAGATACTGAAGCGCCCCGTCGTCGAGCGCGACATCGTACCCGTCATGTCGAGCACGAACCACCCGTTCATGCGCTCGCCGGGGCAGGCCATCCCGCTCATCGCCGTCGAGACCGACCCCGACGGCGTCGCGCTCATCACCGAGGACACGGAGGTGGAACTCCGCGAGGAGCCCATCTCGGGCTTCGAGAAGACCGGCGGCGGCATCACCTACGAGGACATCGGGGGGCTCCAGGGGGAGATCCAGCGCGTCCGCGAGATGGTCGAACTGCCGATGAAACACCCCCAGATATTCAAGAAACTCGGCATCGAGCCGCCCCAGGGGGTGTTGCTCCACGGCCCGCCCGGCACCGGCAAGACGCTGCTGGCGAAGGCCGTCGCCAACGAGACCTCCGCGAGTTTCTTCTCCATCGCCGGCCCGGAGATCATCTCGAAGTACTACGGCGAGTCCGAACAGCAACTGCGCGAGATATTCGAGGACGCGAGCGAGGAGTCGCCCTCCATCATCTTCATCGACGAACTCGACTCCATCGCCCCCAAGCGTGAGGACGTCACCGGCGAGGTCGAGCGCCGCGTCGTCGCCCAGTTGCTGACGATGATGGACGGCCTCGAATCGCGCGGGCAGGTCATCGTCATCGCGGCGACCAACCGCGTCGACAGCGTCGACCCGGCGCTCCGCAGGCCCGGCCGGTTCGACCGCGAGATCGAGATCGGCGTCCCCGACGAGACGGGTCGCAAGGAAATCCTGCAGATCCACACCCGCGGGATGCCGCTCTCCGACGACGTGAGCCTCGACCATCTGGCCGACGAGACCCACGGCTTCGTCGGCGCGGACATCGAGAGCCTCACGAAGGAGGCCGCGATGAAGGCCCTGCGGCGCTACCTCCCCGAGATAGACCTCGACGAGGAGGACATCCCGCCGAGCCTCATCGACAAGATGATCATCAAACGCGACGACTTCCGCGGCGCCCTCGCGGAGGTCGACCCGAGCGCCATGCGGGAGGTGCTCGTCGAACTCCCGAAGGTGACGTGGGACGACGTCGGCGGCCTCGAGGACCCCAAACAGCAGGTCCAGGAGTCCGTCGAGTGGCCGATGAACAACCCCGAGCGCTTCGAGCGCATGGGTATCTCCCCGCCGTCGGGCGTCCTGCTCTACGGGCCGCCGGGCACGGGCAAGACCCTCATGGCGAAGGCCGTCGCCAACGAGACGAACGCGAACTTCATCTCGGTGCGCGGCCCGCAACTGCTCTCGAAGTGGGTCGGCGAGAGCGAGAAGGCCATCCGCCAGACCTTCCGGAAGGCGCGGCAGGTCGCCCCGACGGTCGTGTTCTTCGACGAACTCGACTCGCTCGCGCCCGGTCGCGGTCGCGACGTCGGCTCGAACGTCTCCGAGCGCGTCGTCAACCAGCTCCTGACGGAACTCGACGGGCTGGAGGAGATGGAGAACGTGATGGTCATCGGCGCGACCAACCGCCCGGACATGATCGACCCGGCGCTCATCCGTTCGGGACGCTTCGACCGCCTCGTGTTCATCGGTGAACCCGAGGTGGAGGGGCGCGAGCAGATCCTCCGCATCCACTCCGGCGACACGCCGCTCGCCCCGGACGTGAGCCTGCGCGAACTCGCGGAGGTGACCGGCGGCTACGTCGGTTCCGACCTGGAGAGCATCTGCCGCGAGGCGGCCATCGAGGCCCTGCGCGAGGACCACGAGGCCGACGAGGTCGAGATGCGCCACTTCCGCACGGCGATGGAGTCGGTCCGCCCGACCATCACCGACGACATCCGCTCGTACTACGAGGACATCGCCGACCAGTTCCGCGGCGGCCAGCGCACCCCCGAGCGCCAGAGCGGCCGCATCGGCTTCCAGTAA
- the phoU gene encoding phosphate signaling complex protein PhoU — MARQGYQEKLASLEEDVLYMSEVVVDRLRMGLSALEQKDDELALDVIQGDAEVNDMYLDLERQCIDLLALQQPVAGDLRFVASSFKIITDLERIADLATNLGRYTLDAQRDVYPDVDVQGLGRVTVEMVEDAMDAYDREDPDACFELADRDDELDRLCERASEVVVRDLIEREVTEDGEHEIESLMQDVSRLLLTVRDLERVGDHAVNIAARTLYMVENSDELIY, encoded by the coding sequence ATGGCACGACAGGGTTACCAGGAGAAACTCGCCTCGCTCGAGGAGGACGTCCTCTACATGAGCGAGGTGGTCGTCGACCGCCTCCGCATGGGGCTGTCGGCGCTCGAACAGAAGGACGACGAACTCGCGCTGGACGTCATTCAGGGCGACGCCGAGGTCAACGACATGTACCTCGACCTCGAACGCCAGTGTATCGACCTGCTGGCGCTCCAGCAACCCGTCGCGGGCGACCTGCGCTTCGTCGCCTCCTCGTTCAAGATCATCACCGACCTCGAACGTATCGCCGACCTCGCCACCAACCTCGGGCGCTACACGCTCGACGCCCAGCGCGACGTCTACCCCGACGTCGACGTCCAGGGCCTCGGCCGGGTGACCGTCGAGATGGTCGAGGACGCGATGGACGCCTACGACCGCGAGGACCCCGACGCCTGCTTCGAACTGGCCGACCGCGACGACGAACTCGACCGCCTCTGCGAGCGCGCCTCCGAGGTCGTCGTCCGCGACCTCATCGAACGCGAGGTGACCGAGGACGGCGAGCACGAGATCGAGTCGCTCATGCAGGACGTCTCGCGCCTCCTGCTCACCGTCCGGGACCTCGAACGCGTCGGCGACCACGCCGTCAACATCGCTGCCCGCACTCTCTACATGGTCGAGAACTCGGACGAACTCATCTACTGA
- the larC gene encoding nickel pincer cofactor biosynthesis protein LarC: protein MTTIAFDGRMGASGDMLLGALVAAGADPAVLARVEERLPVEYEVDTVEKNGISATRVVVRHTGGEDEASDDDADHDADDAEHDHHHHGDDAEHDHHHHGDDHHGHSHHDHHEHDHAEGAGPLRTYREVVELVEGMGLPSDVEADATAVFRVLGEAEAQVHGTDLEATHFHEVGADDAIADVVGTCLLLADLDPDRVVTTPVATGGGEVSMSHGTYPVPAPAVLNIAAEADWEVRGGPVEAELLTPTGAALLAHLAEGVDAFPTLSVERVGYGAGGHDFPDHPNVLRATVGATSGGLTREGVRVLETNVDDVPPEVLGDLHESLAAVGARDVSVLPATMKKSRPGHLVKVIVRPEDTERVARRLAEETGTLGVRETGVRHRFVADREFETVELDLADGTHEVAVKVARDDEGRVFDVSAEYDDAARVARETDLPVREVMRWAEAALGDR, encoded by the coding sequence ATGACCACCATCGCCTTCGACGGGCGGATGGGTGCGAGCGGTGACATGCTCCTCGGGGCGCTCGTCGCCGCCGGCGCCGACCCCGCGGTCCTCGCGCGGGTCGAGGAGCGACTGCCCGTCGAGTACGAGGTCGACACCGTCGAGAAGAACGGCATCAGCGCCACGCGCGTCGTCGTCCGACACACGGGAGGCGAGGACGAGGCGAGCGACGATGACGCCGACCACGACGCGGACGACGCCGAACACGACCATCATCACCACGGGGACGACGCCGAACACGACCACCATCATCACGGGGACGACCACCACGGCCACAGCCACCACGACCACCACGAACACGACCACGCGGAGGGGGCCGGTCCCCTCCGGACCTATCGCGAGGTCGTCGAACTGGTGGAAGGGATGGGCCTCCCGAGCGACGTCGAGGCCGACGCGACCGCCGTCTTCCGCGTCCTTGGCGAGGCCGAAGCACAGGTCCACGGGACCGACCTGGAGGCGACGCACTTCCACGAGGTCGGCGCGGACGACGCCATCGCGGACGTCGTCGGGACCTGTCTGCTCCTCGCCGACCTCGACCCCGACCGGGTCGTCACGACGCCGGTCGCGACGGGCGGCGGCGAGGTGTCGATGAGCCACGGCACCTACCCCGTCCCGGCGCCCGCGGTGCTGAACATCGCCGCCGAGGCCGACTGGGAGGTCCGCGGCGGCCCCGTCGAGGCGGAACTGCTCACCCCTACGGGTGCGGCGCTCCTCGCGCACCTCGCCGAGGGCGTCGACGCCTTCCCGACGCTTTCGGTCGAGCGCGTGGGGTACGGCGCCGGCGGCCACGACTTCCCCGACCACCCGAACGTGCTCCGCGCGACCGTCGGCGCGACGAGCGGCGGCCTCACGCGCGAGGGGGTCCGCGTCCTCGAGACGAACGTCGACGACGTCCCGCCGGAGGTACTCGGTGACCTCCACGAGTCGCTCGCGGCGGTCGGCGCGCGCGACGTGTCGGTCCTCCCGGCGACGATGAAGAAGTCCCGACCGGGCCACCTCGTGAAGGTCATCGTGCGACCCGAGGACACGGAGCGCGTCGCGCGCAGACTCGCCGAGGAGACGGGCACGCTCGGCGTGCGCGAGACGGGCGTCCGCCACCGCTTCGTCGCCGACCGCGAGTTCGAGACGGTCGAACTCGACCTCGCCGACGGGACTCACGAGGTGGCGGTCAAGGTCGCGCGCGACGACGAGGGACGGGTCTTCGACGTGAGCGCGGAGTACGACGACGCGGCCCGGGTGGCCCGCGAGACGGACCTGCCCGTGCGCGAAGTCATGCGATGGGCGGAGGCGGCGCTCGGCGACCGGTGA
- a CDS encoding aldo/keto reductase: MDIAIVGCGTISAAYAAGLAAHDDLSLVAATDLVPERRERFAAAHDCAAAPDLDALLADHDPALVVNLTIHDAHAPVTRACLDAGVHVFSEKPLALDGETATELVELADERGVRLACAPGNRAGDAQRQTLRYLREGRLGEVRLADVTCNLGRTTEWNENPEPFLRVGPLYDGAVYPLTLLTGLFGPVERVLSAHSSLLLADHDHDGEQFSVETPDHTVAVLEHADGTRVQLTASTYVPHRTREFNALELHGDDGSLYLDDTGDTGRFASPRVSFARLGRSYVPVPLQRAPAPRDYADAVADFVRAIETGGDHPAEGERAAHVVRCIEAVERCAEGGGPVPVDPSGAPADEAPAPPAADGGAGVTLPPVGFGCSRYRDGEYVEVGAAVERALDAGYRLLDSAELYGVEPTLGEVLDRPGSPDREALFLVSKVWNTNHAPEDAVAACEKTLRELGVDALDCYMVHWPDAWVNRGSLAGLDSLPRDEQERRTFPTDESGDPLTVDVAIEETWEALESLHDRGLVRSLGVSNFDRLELESLRAHARIPPRVVQFERHPYLPNETLLDDCETHGATPVAHSPLSAPGLLAEEVLAEVAATHGMTPAQVVLRWNVEAGVVPIPSSTDPEHVVENLDVFDFSLSREEIARIDALADPTFSRG, from the coding sequence ATGGACATCGCCATCGTCGGCTGTGGCACCATCTCGGCGGCGTACGCGGCCGGCCTCGCGGCGCACGACGACCTCTCGCTGGTCGCCGCGACGGACCTCGTCCCCGAGCGGCGAGAGCGGTTCGCCGCCGCCCACGACTGCGCCGCCGCCCCGGACCTCGACGCCCTCCTCGCCGACCACGACCCCGCCCTCGTCGTCAACCTCACCATCCACGACGCGCACGCGCCGGTGACCCGGGCCTGCCTCGACGCCGGCGTCCACGTCTTCAGCGAGAAACCGCTCGCGCTCGACGGCGAGACGGCGACCGAACTGGTGGAACTCGCCGACGAGCGTGGGGTCCGCCTCGCCTGCGCGCCCGGCAACCGCGCCGGCGACGCCCAGCGCCAGACGCTTCGCTACCTCCGGGAGGGGCGACTCGGGGAGGTCCGCCTCGCGGACGTCACCTGCAACCTCGGGCGGACGACCGAGTGGAACGAGAACCCGGAACCGTTCCTTCGGGTCGGCCCGCTGTACGACGGCGCGGTCTACCCGCTGACGCTCCTGACGGGCCTGTTCGGCCCGGTCGAGCGCGTCCTGTCGGCGCACAGTTCGCTCCTCCTGGCCGACCACGACCACGACGGCGAACAGTTCTCCGTCGAGACGCCCGACCACACGGTCGCGGTGCTCGAACACGCTGACGGGACGCGGGTGCAGCTGACCGCGAGCACGTACGTCCCCCACCGGACGCGGGAGTTCAACGCGCTCGAACTCCACGGCGACGACGGCTCGCTCTACCTCGACGACACCGGCGACACCGGACGCTTCGCGTCGCCCCGCGTCTCCTTCGCCCGCCTCGGCCGGTCGTACGTCCCCGTCCCCCTCCAGCGTGCTCCCGCGCCGCGCGACTACGCCGACGCCGTCGCCGACTTCGTCCGCGCCATCGAGACGGGCGGCGACCACCCCGCCGAGGGCGAGCGGGCGGCCCACGTCGTGCGCTGTATCGAGGCCGTCGAGCGGTGCGCCGAGGGCGGCGGCCCCGTCCCCGTCGACCCGTCGGGTGCGCCCGCCGACGAGGCCCCGGCACCGCCCGCCGCCGACGGCGGTGCGGGCGTCACCCTGCCCCCCGTGGGGTTCGGCTGTTCGCGGTACCGCGACGGCGAGTACGTCGAGGTGGGAGCGGCCGTCGAGCGGGCACTCGACGCGGGCTATCGCCTGCTCGACTCCGCCGAACTGTACGGCGTCGAACCGACGCTCGGGGAGGTCCTCGACCGCCCGGGGAGTCCCGACCGTGAGGCGCTGTTCCTCGTCAGCAAGGTGTGGAACACGAACCACGCCCCCGAGGACGCCGTGGCGGCCTGCGAGAAGACGCTGCGCGAACTCGGCGTTGACGCCCTCGACTGCTACATGGTCCACTGGCCCGACGCGTGGGTCAACCGGGGGTCGCTGGCCGGCCTCGACTCGCTCCCGCGCGACGAACAGGAGCGCCGGACCTTCCCGACCGACGAGTCGGGCGACCCGCTGACCGTCGACGTCGCCATCGAGGAGACGTGGGAGGCGCTGGAGTCGCTCCACGACCGCGGCCTCGTCCGCTCGCTCGGGGTGAGCAACTTCGACCGCCTTGAACTCGAATCGCTCCGGGCGCACGCGCGAATCCCGCCGCGCGTGGTCCAGTTCGAGCGCCACCCCTACCTCCCGAACGAGACGCTCCTCGACGACTGCGAGACACACGGCGCGACGCCCGTGGCACACTCGCCGCTGTCGGCGCCCGGCCTACTGGCAGAGGAGGTGCTCGCCGAGGTGGCGGCGACCCACGGCATGACGCCCGCGCAGGTCGTCCTGCGGTGGAACGTCGAGGCCGGCGTCGTCCCCATCCCGTCGAGCACGGACCCCGAGCACGTCGTCGAGAACCTCGACGTGTTCGATTTCTCGCTCTCCCGGGAGGAGATAGCGCGTATCGACGCGCTGGCCGACCCGACGTTCTCGCGCGGGTGA
- a CDS encoding NADH:flavin oxidoreductase, producing the protein MVSLDDGVDVAGLRLRNRLYRAPLLECAGDGPDAGERLADELEPAAAAGAGLVVQGATVVAEEGGCVAPNMTRLADDAAVERLRPVTDAVHAHGGRIVVQLDHGGLRSLETWHREYGAANPYLSQLAVSRPPRLLRALDRLGALDYDPHVLSTEEAYDVAADFGRAARRAVEAGYDGVHLAGGNMGLLQQFCSPYYNRRDDEFADPGRFLEVVHDEVRDRAGDVPLLVKLTTESRRPPFVRRGIERADVVHLAERLADHGYDAVSPVEGSVFWDASLVRGEHPERAWAASQFESGYAAAFGGRTRAALVRELARASARLNPFEACWNADLCRAVREAVDIPVLCEGGIRTRTEMDALLGDACDLVGLARPFYAEPRLPARLLGGGDEVVCENCNNCVVPQATGAPGMCRTPSVLRERGAYERAGAYDTPSTPSDPE; encoded by the coding sequence ATGGTCTCGCTCGACGACGGGGTGGACGTCGCCGGCCTCCGCCTCCGCAACCGTCTCTACCGCGCCCCCCTGCTCGAATGCGCCGGCGACGGCCCCGACGCCGGCGAGCGCCTCGCCGACGAACTCGAACCCGCGGCCGCCGCCGGCGCCGGCCTCGTCGTCCAGGGTGCGACCGTCGTCGCGGAGGAGGGGGGATGCGTCGCGCCGAACATGACCCGGCTCGCCGACGACGCGGCGGTCGAACGCCTGCGGCCGGTCACCGACGCCGTCCACGCCCACGGGGGTCGCATCGTCGTCCAGCTCGACCACGGCGGCCTCCGGAGCCTCGAGACCTGGCACCGCGAGTACGGCGCGGCGAACCCGTACCTCTCGCAACTCGCCGTCTCGCGTCCGCCACGCCTCCTGCGCGCGCTCGACCGGCTGGGGGCGCTCGACTACGACCCGCACGTCCTCTCCACCGAGGAAGCGTACGACGTCGCCGCCGACTTCGGTCGAGCCGCCCGCCGCGCGGTCGAGGCGGGCTACGACGGCGTCCACCTCGCCGGCGGGAACATGGGCCTGCTCCAGCAGTTCTGTTCGCCGTACTACAACCGCCGCGACGACGAGTTCGCCGACCCCGGGCGCTTCCTCGAAGTCGTCCACGACGAGGTGCGCGACCGGGCGGGCGACGTCCCGCTGCTCGTCAAACTCACGACCGAGTCGCGCCGACCGCCGTTCGTCCGCCGGGGCATCGAGCGCGCGGACGTCGTCCACCTCGCGGAGCGCCTCGCCGACCACGGCTACGACGCCGTCTCCCCCGTCGAGGGGTCGGTGTTCTGGGACGCGAGCCTCGTCCGCGGCGAGCACCCCGAGCGAGCGTGGGCCGCCTCGCAGTTCGAGTCGGGCTACGCGGCGGCGTTCGGGGGGCGTACCCGTGCGGCGCTGGTGCGTGAACTCGCGCGGGCGAGCGCCCGGCTGAACCCCTTCGAGGCGTGCTGGAACGCCGACCTCTGCCGGGCCGTCCGCGAGGCGGTCGACATCCCCGTCCTCTGCGAGGGGGGCATCAGAACGCGGACGGAGATGGACGCCCTGCTCGGGGACGCGTGCGACCTCGTGGGCCTCGCACGCCCGTTCTACGCCGAACCGCGCCTGCCGGCCCGCCTGCTGGGTGGGGGAGACGAGGTGGTCTGCGAGAACTGCAACAACTGCGTCGTCCCGCAGGCGACCGGCGCGCCGGGGATGTGTCGCACGCCGAGCGTCCTCCGCGAGCGCGGCGCGTACGAGCGCGCGGGCGCGTACGACACCCCGTCGACGCCGTCGGACCCCGAGTGA